One Spinacia oleracea cultivar Varoflay chromosome 4, BTI_SOV_V1, whole genome shotgun sequence DNA segment encodes these proteins:
- the LOC130459162 gene encoding uncharacterized protein isoform X2, protein MAYPLDGSLHQHFRSMKPSHYKVQVDCIYDGHDDDTLPVPTGDGFNNLGRALASFVQWPIHLVIFEEDEEYSTPRPTKKSRSQIFEEVVGSSKEKKNELIVKEKTTELVVKDKTTELIVKEKATLDLGSKEKTTLKLTAKENSCSNKLESKSKSKNSKMAKEMVGSCDRKTEESAAKSKKQNLADDTIQGLGPSCNYLKFIINTAPGDVYKNTSIPLPASVWHYDEDRQTYINEVDVEEFLRGACLNISVIQVYMMCLFHEHTFAFDNSQIGFVCPEAMSSSRIKANPQAASMYLKVVFNAEIEKEKKGDPNITKWFLIPYHQEAYQVYKFNDGICPNRATMQGLKGFHVKCAQQVGARECGYYVMKFMHEIVTLHHNTDERLDNAYTPRNAPYTDEEIDVVREQWAKFFTTEYLFT, encoded by the exons ATGGCGTACCCATTGGATGGTTCGTTGCACCAACACTTTAGATCGATGAAGCCTAGTCATTATAAGGTCCAAGTTGATTGTATTTACGACGGACATGATGATGACACTCTTCCGGTACCTACTGGAGATGGATTCAATAACTTAGGCAGGGCTCTTGCTAGTTTTGTGCAATGGCCAATTCACTTGGTGATTTTCGAAGAAGACGAG GAGTACTCTACTCCACGCCCAACAAAGAAGTCCAGGAGTcagatttttgaagaggtggttGGTAGCTCCAAAGAGaagaaaaacgaattaattgtcAAAGAGAAGACAACAGAATTAGTTGTCAAAGATAAGACAACAGAATTAATTGTCAAAGAGAAGGCAACACTTGATTTAGGGTCCAAAGAGAAGACAACACTGAAGTTAACGGCCAAG GAAAATTCATGCTCAAATAAGTTGGAGTCGAAATCGAAGTCGAAGAACTCTAAGATGGCCAAAGAGATGGTaggtagttgtgatcgtaaaACTGAAGAATCAGCCGCCAAAAGTAAGAAGCAAAATTTGGCAGACGAcacaattcaaggtcttggcccATCATGCAATTATTTGAAGTTTATCATCAATACGGCGCCCGGTGATGTATATaaaaatacttcaatcccattgCCCGCTTCGGTTTGGCATTATGACGAAGATCGACAAACTTATATAAATGAGGTTGACGTTGAAGAGTTCCTTAGAGGGGCGTGCCTCAACATTTCAGTGATCCAAGTCTATATGAT GTGTTTATTCCACGAACACACCTTTGCATTTGACAACTCTCAGATTGGGTTTGTTTGTCCCGAGGCAATGTCAAGCTCTAGAATCAAGGCCAACCCTCAGGCTGCATCAATGTATTTGAAAGTAGTTTTCAatgctgaaattgaaaaggagaagaagGGTGATCCTAACATTACCAAGTGGTTTTTGATCCCATACCATCAAGA ggcataccaagtgtacaagtttAATGATGGGATTTGTCCGAATAGAGCGACTATGCAGGGGTTGAAAGGCTTCCATGTAAAG tgtgctcaacaagtcggcgcccgcgagtgtggctattacgttatgaagttcatgcatGAAATAGTCACGTTACACCATAACACTGATGAGCGGTTAGACAAT gcttacactccaagaaatgcgccttataccgatgaggaaatagatgtggttcgtgagcaatgggctaagttttttacaaccgagtatttatttacttag
- the LOC130471577 gene encoding uncharacterized protein, giving the protein MVVKWEAAIIMYVVGERPSIVVVIRFIEREWNVGSKPQVLLHEDGYFVIRFALKKEKEAILMVGPHSFFGKPVIVKSWSADFNFQQQVHRVVPIWVRLPNLPLNCWGVGSLRRIDSLIGVPLFFDECTTHQQMISFVRILIEVDITKDLPGSVVLQDPSGNTFKQQVEYDWLPPYCSTGKIVGHVCGHGKQNTSRLMLATQVQKKVSKVWVPKNIVIPDVPKPTSVAGDETVTTVDETSDEMDTSMDIVITPTVLVHDDGWRVVSRRRRDTRSLVLNMGLTQVGFSVEEGGVVVGSPHIPP; this is encoded by the coding sequence ATGGTTGTTAAATGGGAGGCTGCTATCATTATGTATGTTGTTGGGGAGAGGCCTTCTATTGTGGTTGTTATTAGGTTTATTGAGAGAGAATGGAATGTGGGTTCTAAACCACAGGTTTTGCTTCATGAGGATGGCTATTTTGTCATTCGATTTGCTTTAAAAAAGGAGAAGGAAGCAATCCTTATGGTTGGCCCTCATTCTTTTTTTGGTAAACCTGTGATAGTTAAATCTTGGTCAGCTGATTTCAATTTCCAACAACAAGTCCATAGAGTTGTTCCGATTTGGGTTAGATTACCTAACCTGCCTTTGAATTGTTGGGGAGTTGGTTCACTAAGAAGAATTGATAGTCTCATTGGAGTGCCTCTCTTTTTTGATGAGTGTACAACCCACCAACAAATGATTTCTTTTGTTCGAATTCTCATTGAAGTAGATATTACTAAAGATTTGCCTGGGAGTGTAGTGCTGCAGGATCCATCTGGAAATACCTTTAAACAGCAGGTGGAATATGATTGGTTGCCCCCTTACTGTTCCACTGGTAAGATAGTAGGCCATGTTTGTGGTCATGGGAAGCAAAATACTAGTAGGTTAATGCTTGCTACTCAGGTTCAGAAGAAAGTGAGCAAGGTGTGGGTGCCAAAGAATATTGTGATACCTGATGTACCTAAACCTACTAGTGTTGCTGGTGATGAGACTGTCACTACTGTAGATGAAACCAGTGATGAGATGGATACTTCTATGGATATTGTCATCACACCAACAGTTCTTGTTCATGATGATGGATGGAGGGTGGTTTCAAGAAGGAGAAGAGATACTAGGAGTCTTGTGCTCAATATGGGTCTGACTCAAGTTGGATTCTCTGTTGAGGAGGgtggtgttgttgttgggtcACCTCACATTCCACCATGA
- the LOC130471576 gene encoding uncharacterized protein, translating into MGDFNSILYYDDRRNGSIVTNFETRDFEACIDSAALSKLKSCGHFYSWSNKGQGDLRISSRIGRAFGNAGWQLGFTDAVVNYLNLGFSDHSPLLMTCNVNLINGGGHLSSSIIWKTTPISCRLFKHGGKLTFMFAKLEEGIESIREELGTIQSQLAVNYTDVDLQGAEKDYTNKLKKFLHVQEFAHRKKSRIKWLQAGDSNSKFFFGAMKERQARNSIDVLYDNTGKKLTAMQEIKGEISEFYKSLIGTVAPTLIRIDVNIVRMQGVIGDVINTSHAGFIPGRAISDNSLFPCELVKCYSRKYVCPKCMIKLDLKKAYDSLE; encoded by the exons ATGGGAGATTTCAACTCCATACTTTATTATGATGACAGGAGGAATGGTAGTATTGTTACTAATTTTGAAACAAGAGATTTTGAAGCTTGCATTGATAGTGCTGCATTGTCTAAACTGAAGAGTTGTGGCCATTTCTACTCATGGAGTAACAAGGGACAAGGGGATTTGAGAATTAGCTCTAGAATTGGTAGAGCATTTGGTAATGCAGGTTGGCAGTTAGGGTTTACTGATGCAGTGGTGAACTATCTGAATCTAGGATTCTCTGATCACTCTCCTTTATTAATGACCTGCAATGTCAATCTGATTAATGGTGGAGGCCATTTAAGTTCTTCAATTATATGGAAGACCACCCCAATATCCTGTAGGTTGTTCAAACATGGTGGGAAGCTGACATTCATG TTTGCTAAACTTGAAGAAGGAATTGAGAGCATCAGGGAGGAGTTGGGTACAATTCAGTCTCAATTGGCTGTCAATTACACTGATGTGGATCTGCAAGGTGCTGAAAAGGATTATACAAATAAACTGAAGAAATTCTTACATGTTCAAGAGTTTGCACATAGGAAGAAGTCAAGAATTAAGTGGTTGCAAGCTGGTGACTCAAACTCTAAATTCTTTTTCGGTGCAATGAAGGAGAGGCAAGCTAGAAATAGTATTGATGTTCTGTATGACAACACAGGGAAGAAGCTAACCGCTATGCAAGAGATTAAGGGGGAGATTAGTGAATTCTACAAGAGCTTGATTGGTACTGTTGCTCCAACCTTAATTAGGATAGATGTTAACATAGTAAG GATGCAAGGAGTGATTGGAGATGTGATCAACACCTCACATGCTGGTTTTATTCCTGGCAGGGCTATTTCTGATAACAGCTTGTTCCCTTGTGAGTTAGTGAAGTGTTATTCTAGAAAATATGTTTGTCCCAAGTGCATGATAAAGCTGGATTTGAAGAAAGCTTATGACTCTTTAGAATAG
- the LOC130471575 gene encoding uncharacterized protein: MDDHRDNEIQGIDGASHPTGESQGTNTSKKTKSRGPSKGVQAKKPMHLQYNQYGIPDGEWSGEYGKQVGSCAARININVKEYSTLDEHTKKGFWEETKLLFHIIDDPAKRREKYFHMCVAKRFGAFKSRLTRRWITKKEKMPKHQTNDMPWDIYHQITEDDWKTFVIERNKPEMLVRREKASKSALQNKHPHRTGQKGYVRKRPEWINDGRLPPEAALTLSSGSSSVTSSLTTAPDRFKKFRSVEWILAHQVKNKEGKWEVDPNDKEAVNIAKMALEYIEEEGKGNISFTQGEDALTKAMGKKDHRGRVKATGGVNVGYKVAFGPIDRSSRCGHIEPSPEAIESIRASVRREFEDQLERKVAEALQNQLATLKATGQLHTLSTPALDSALVSDEFDVNRALVTCCPSSSQQPRELKEYILYSAYTQNTPS, encoded by the exons ATGGATGATCATCGTGATAATGAAATACAGGGAATTGATGGAGCTAGTCATCCTACGGGGGAATCACAAGGTACCAACACTAGTAAAAAGACCAAATCCCGTGGTCCGTCAAAAGGAGTTCAAGCCAAAAAGCCTATGCATCTTCAGTATAATCAATATGGAATCCCTGATGGAGAATGGTCAGGAGAATACGGGAAGCAAGTTGGGTCTTGTGCTGCTAGAATTAACATTAATGTGAAAGAATATTCAACGTTAGATGAACACACAAAGAAGGGGTTTTGGGAGGAGACCAAG CTTCTGTTCCACATTATTGATGATCCGgctaaaaggagagaaaaatattttcatatgTGTGTGGCGAAACGCTTTGGAGCTTTCAAGTCCAGGTTAACGCGGCGTTGGATaactaagaaagaaaaaatgccGAAACATCAGACAAATGACATGCCTTGGGACATCTACCATCAAAtcacagaggatgattggaaaACATTTGTGATAGAACGAAACAAGCCGGAGATGTTG GTTCGTAGAGAAAAAGCAAGTAAAAGTGCATTACAAAACAAGCACCCACATCGCACAGGCCAAAAGGGTTATGTTAGAAAGAGACCAGAGTGGATAAATGATGGGCGACTACCGCCAGAGGCAGCTTTAACCCTCTCAAGTGGCTCCTCCTCAGTGACCTCATCACTCACCACAGCGCCAGATAGATTTAAGAAGTTTAGATCAGTAGAGTGGATCTTGGCTCATCAAGTTAAAAACAAAGAGGGAAAGTGGGAAGTTGACCCGAATGATAAAGAAGCCGTAAATATTGCTAAGATGGCT TTGGAGTACATAGAAGAAgagggaaaaggaaatatttcatTCACCCAGGGAGAAGATGCCCTCACCAAGGCTATGGGAAAAAAGGATCACCGTGGGCGTGTCAAGGCAACAGGTGGAGTTAATGTCGGTTACAAAGTTGCTTTCGGTCCAATAGACCGAAGTAGTAGATGTGGCCATATTGAACCATCACCGGAGGCTATCGAATCAATCAGAGCTTCGGTGAGAAGGGAGTTTGAAGATCAATTAGAGAGAAAGGTGGCGGAGGCCCTCCAAAACCAACTAGCCACATTGAAAGCAACCGGTCAACTACACACCCTCTCTACCCCCGCACTTGATTCTGCTCTTGTAAGTGATGAGTTTGATGTTAACCGTGCACTCGTAACCTGTTGTCCGAGTTCATCGCAGCAACCACGCGAGCTGAAGGAATATATTCTCTATAGTGCATACACTCAAAACACCCCTAGCTAG
- the LOC130459162 gene encoding uncharacterized protein isoform X1, with amino-acid sequence MAYPLDGSLHQHFRSMKPSHYKVQVDCIYDGHDDDTLPVPTGDGFNNLGRALASFVQWPIHLVIFEEDEEYSTPRPTKKSRSQIFEEVVGSSKEKKNELIVKEKTTELVVKDKTTELIVKEKATLDLGSKEKTTLKLTAKENSCSNKLESKSKSKNSKMAKEMVGSCDRKTEESAAKSKKQNLADDTIQGLGPSCNYLKFIINTAPGDVYKNTSIPLPASVWHYDEDRQTYINEVDVEEFLRGACLNISVIQVYMMCLFHEHTFAFDNSQIGFVCPEAMSSSRIKANPQAASMYLKVVFNAEIEKEKKGDPNITKWFLIPYHQENHWILYVLDLRRGCAYIFDSAIGSNRENSAWGILCLAYQVYKFNDGICPNRATMQGLKGFHVKCAQQVGARECGYYVMKFMHEIVTLHHNTDERLDNAYTPRNAPYTDEEIDVVREQWAKFFTTEYLFT; translated from the exons ATGGCGTACCCATTGGATGGTTCGTTGCACCAACACTTTAGATCGATGAAGCCTAGTCATTATAAGGTCCAAGTTGATTGTATTTACGACGGACATGATGATGACACTCTTCCGGTACCTACTGGAGATGGATTCAATAACTTAGGCAGGGCTCTTGCTAGTTTTGTGCAATGGCCAATTCACTTGGTGATTTTCGAAGAAGACGAG GAGTACTCTACTCCACGCCCAACAAAGAAGTCCAGGAGTcagatttttgaagaggtggttGGTAGCTCCAAAGAGaagaaaaacgaattaattgtcAAAGAGAAGACAACAGAATTAGTTGTCAAAGATAAGACAACAGAATTAATTGTCAAAGAGAAGGCAACACTTGATTTAGGGTCCAAAGAGAAGACAACACTGAAGTTAACGGCCAAG GAAAATTCATGCTCAAATAAGTTGGAGTCGAAATCGAAGTCGAAGAACTCTAAGATGGCCAAAGAGATGGTaggtagttgtgatcgtaaaACTGAAGAATCAGCCGCCAAAAGTAAGAAGCAAAATTTGGCAGACGAcacaattcaaggtcttggcccATCATGCAATTATTTGAAGTTTATCATCAATACGGCGCCCGGTGATGTATATaaaaatacttcaatcccattgCCCGCTTCGGTTTGGCATTATGACGAAGATCGACAAACTTATATAAATGAGGTTGACGTTGAAGAGTTCCTTAGAGGGGCGTGCCTCAACATTTCAGTGATCCAAGTCTATATGAT GTGTTTATTCCACGAACACACCTTTGCATTTGACAACTCTCAGATTGGGTTTGTTTGTCCCGAGGCAATGTCAAGCTCTAGAATCAAGGCCAACCCTCAGGCTGCATCAATGTATTTGAAAGTAGTTTTCAatgctgaaattgaaaaggagaagaagGGTGATCCTAACATTACCAAGTGGTTTTTGATCCCATACCATCAAGA AaatcattggattttgtacgtGTTAGACCTACGTAGAGGTTGTGCGTATATTTTCGACTCTGCGATAGGTTCCAACCGAGAAAATAGTGCATGGGGAATCTTGTGTTT ggcataccaagtgtacaagtttAATGATGGGATTTGTCCGAATAGAGCGACTATGCAGGGGTTGAAAGGCTTCCATGTAAAG tgtgctcaacaagtcggcgcccgcgagtgtggctattacgttatgaagttcatgcatGAAATAGTCACGTTACACCATAACACTGATGAGCGGTTAGACAAT gcttacactccaagaaatgcgccttataccgatgaggaaatagatgtggttcgtgagcaatgggctaagttttttacaaccgagtatttatttacttag